A part of Cetobacterium ceti genomic DNA contains:
- a CDS encoding recombinase family protein → MKLGYVRISTIFQNEARQLKIMEDYGVEKLFIDKQSGKDISHRPELKNLLEFAREGDIIYISDFSRLARSAKDLLGITEELKRKKVELVSYKENIDTTTATGKLMLTMIGAINEFERENLLERQKEGIFLAKSLGKYKGRKPVPFPENWEAIYPSWKNREMTGVQARKLLKLKNSTFYKLIKDWEEKEK, encoded by the coding sequence ATGAAATTAGGATATGTTAGAATTTCTACTATATTTCAAAATGAAGCACGACAACTAAAAATAATGGAAGATTATGGAGTAGAAAAATTGTTTATAGATAAGCAATCAGGAAAAGATATTTCTCATAGACCTGAATTAAAAAATTTACTTGAATTTGCTAGAGAAGGAGATATTATCTATATTAGTGATTTTTCAAGATTGGCAAGATCAGCTAAAGATTTATTAGGTATTACTGAGGAATTAAAAAGAAAAAAAGTTGAATTAGTATCATATAAAGAAAATATTGATACAACTACTGCAACTGGAAAATTAATGTTAACAATGATTGGAGCTATTAATGAATTTGAAAGAGAAAATCTTTTAGAAAGACAAAAAGAAGGAATTTTTCTTGCTAAAAGCTTAGGAAAATATAAAGGAAGAAAACCTGTTCCTTTTCCTGAAAATTGGGAAGCTATTTATCCTTCGTGGAAAAATAGAGAAATGACTGGTGTTCAAGCTAGGAAATTATTAAAATTGAAAAATTCTACTTTTTATAAATTAATTAAAGATTGGGAAGAAAAAGAAAAATAA
- the dgt gene encoding dGTP triphosphohydrolase, translating into MDINEIWDKCLSKKRFKENNNIKDEYDERNEFEKDYSRIISSSSFRRLQDKTQVFPLKRGDFVRTRLTHSLEVSDIGYSMGRVIEETLNRKDQYISSILSVAGLIHDLGNPPFGHSGEYVIQDFFKKFFLNEGKVLSDIQQEDLINFDGNVQTFRILRKLQFLGNQDGFNLTYGTLLTIIKYPFNSLDGNKKRKLLINKKFGYYESEEKDYKKISEELNFKNKRHPLTWLLEAADDIAYCVADIEDGIQKKLITLLDIEKALEKNKDCESVKDLVEKIIEYKEENDTIKENNLFEKIVVQKLKIYIQRNMIQETIKVFLDNQIEILKGTFKKELLDIGKYKKIKDSLKELAYEKIFQSEERIYTDILANKVLKNLLNIFIEGMLDCLNNNEEATSTSKNIKKLISKNYMINYEKELKESSNKSDKIYVTLKVCLDFISGMTDKFAVELYKKLEGII; encoded by the coding sequence GTGGATATTAATGAAATTTGGGATAAATGTTTAAGTAAGAAAAGATTTAAAGAAAATAATAATATAAAAGATGAATATGACGAAAGAAATGAATTTGAAAAGGATTATTCAAGAATTATTTCAAGTTCTTCTTTTAGAAGACTTCAGGATAAAACTCAAGTTTTCCCTTTAAAAAGAGGAGATTTTGTTCGAACGAGATTAACTCATTCATTAGAGGTATCAGATATAGGCTACTCAATGGGAAGAGTAATTGAAGAAACTTTAAATAGAAAAGATCAATATATATCTTCAATTTTATCGGTTGCGGGATTAATACATGATCTAGGAAATCCTCCATTTGGTCATTCTGGAGAATATGTTATTCAAGATTTTTTTAAAAAATTTTTTTTAAATGAAGGAAAAGTTTTAAGTGATATTCAACAAGAAGATTTAATTAATTTCGATGGAAATGTTCAAACTTTTAGAATTCTAAGAAAATTACAATTTTTAGGAAACCAAGATGGGTTTAATTTAACATATGGAACATTATTAACAATCATAAAGTATCCATTTAATTCTTTGGATGGAAATAAAAAAAGAAAATTATTAATAAATAAAAAATTTGGATATTATGAAAGCGAAGAAAAAGATTATAAAAAAATAAGTGAAGAATTAAATTTTAAAAATAAAAGACATCCTTTAACGTGGCTATTAGAAGCAGCAGATGATATTGCTTATTGTGTTGCAGATATAGAAGATGGTATTCAAAAAAAATTAATAACTTTATTGGATATCGAAAAGGCTTTAGAAAAAAATAAAGACTGCGAAAGTGTAAAAGATCTTGTAGAAAAAATTATAGAATATAAAGAAGAGAATGATACTATAAAAGAAAATAATCTTTTTGAAAAAATAGTTGTTCAAAAACTTAAAATATATATTCAAAGAAATATGATCCAAGAAACAATAAAAGTCTTTCTAGATAATCAAATAGAAATTTTAAAAGGAACTTTTAAAAAAGAATTATTAGATATTGGAAAATATAAAAAAATTAAAGATTCTTTAAAGGAATTAGCTTATGAAAAAATTTTTCAATCAGAGGAAAGAATATATACAGATATTTTAGCTAATAAAGTTTTAAAAAATTTATTAAATATTTTTATAGAAGGAATGCTTGATTGTTTAAATAACAATGAAGAAGCAACATCAACATCTAAAAATATAAAAAAATTAATTTCAAAGAATTATATGATTAATTATGAAAAAGAATTAAAAGAATCAAGCAATAAAAGTGATAAAATATATGTAACTTTGAAAGTTTGTCTTGATTTTATTAGCGGGATGACAGATAAATTTGCAGTAGAGTTATATAAAAAATTAGAAGGAATAATTTAA